Below is a window of Anabas testudineus chromosome 10, fAnaTes1.2, whole genome shotgun sequence DNA.
TTTTTTCTGCATggttatttaatttgttaactaactgttgttaatttagttaattTGTCCAATTTTGGAGTCGCTTCTGGTTGTCAAAAGTCAAAAGTCAAGGTCGTAGAATGATGATCAGCTTTTCATGTTGGGATTGCAATCAATTGTTGGAAACAATGCATTTTTCAAATTTGCTATTGTTTACTTAGACTTTCTAATAAACTGTTTAGATTTTGATTGCCAAAGGTCAGAGTtcaaggtcacagtgacatATGTTCATCCAATTTTTGTCATGAATGTCATGTTTTACCAACATCTTGTGTGAATTTCTTCAAACTTCGCATATATCTAATAAACACCTGGAACTAAtgtcattacatctggcacaaacattcGATTAGAATCATGCATAAAATGATAAGAATACGAGTCGCACCACTGGTTAATAACGGGTATACAACCATAATGCAGTATTTCTTGttctttattgctttttttgtgACCACGCAAACTATTTGTAAACATGATTTATAACTATATCATTTATGTTTTGTCACTTGGCAAAAAGATGTATTCCAAAGCAACAGAATGAAATGGCTGGAGAACACTGAGAATAGGCTTCAGAGGATGAAGCCCTATTGACATGTAAACACGCAATAGTGTCCTGTTCAGGTTGCAGCGATAGGTTGTGAACATTAGTTGGTCACTCAGACTACTGGATCTTTCCGCATTTTGACAATATTTTCATCACTGCTAAACAGGTTTTACACTTTTCAGATTTCATAATGAAAATATTGTTGAAATGGCAgcaattaaagttaaatttgttACTCTCTAATTTTAGAAATTGTACACATGTGGCTCACATTTCAGTGAATTCTTCACATACATGGTAGGTTGACAGCAGACACTGGAACTGGATAAATTTCATTTAAAGACATCAACACTGAACAATCATCTCACAAAGATCAGgttggccaaaaaaaaaaaaaaaaaaaagcattaacgGAGCTTTAAGATCTGTACTGTGAACATCTCTTTAAATGTGGATAGTTGAAAGTAATAATGTGATTAGAACCATTTAGTCGCCATGATGCTTGTGAAAATCATTTGTATTCTTTACATGGTGTTTGCTTTGACAATACTGTACTACTTTTCCAAGATTAAATCTTTCTCTTGTGAAACTGAGTATCACTGTTGTGGCTCATGTTTGATCTTATCAGGGATACATGACTGCACTCAGTGATACTGATCATGTGTGACGTTGTCCGCCCTCATGTAACCAGGCCAGTCACACAAATATGTAATGTACCTCCTCAGTTTCCAACATAAGACAATAAATATGTAACATAATTAACAGATCTGCTGTAATACTTTGCAAGGAGcaacatataaaatgtattatagtcaataatataaatcaaaatgcaatttttttatataaacacatttattatttaacttgtGAATACACACTTTCTTCAGTTTTCaactctttcttctttctccctcttgtGTCTTTGCCTCCAGAGACACGTATTGCAGCATAGTGCAGATCCCGTCCAGCTTCATCCTGTgcagcaaataaaatacaaatgccGTTTCTGCAGGCTGAACATTCtagataaaaatgtattgattttattaCTTACAGTCTCATGCACTGGTTGACTCCAGTTGTTATGCCTTACTTGTGAAGCACTTTCTATTcctaaatgaaaataaaaacatttaatacttaatatttttcaattaattGATGCAGATATCTAAAATGttgatttgaaaaacaaaaaacccaacACCTTTACCCTCAATTATTGGTCTCAGATGCATCTCTTGATAAAGTGACAACATTTCTTGAGACAATACAACAATTTGTATCTTTTTATATTATACATTGAATAATAGTAAAATTCTAGGGTTTCTAGTTCAACCCCAGAATCTGAGGTTGAGTTAAATTAACAGATTTAAGAAACACTTACTTTGAAATCGTTCACAAACTGGTCTTGCTGGCCGGTAGAcgataaaaacaatatttccagTCACAGACACAGCCAAACCGACCAATGATATCACCAGAGGAATAAGGTATGAATTAACATTTTGCtctaaaacaaagagaaacaaaaaaacattcaatatttgtattatatacatttagaattaaaaataaaagacattggttatgttattaaaatattttaaatatcacttCCATTAGTGAACATAAAAACTTACCCATTTGCAGGTTTGTTCcatttccaaataaaatctgtccacatgtggccacagcacagtaataagtcCCAGCATCAGAGGAGCTGACGGTCTTAGAGAAGCGATAAACACAGCTCTTCACAGAGTTAGATCTGTTCtcacattcattatttccacCAGTGTAGATGATTTCTGGATGAGATTGATCTgatccagctctgaaccagtacACACTGTGATCTCCTGGACATGTCTTGTTGTCAGCGTCAGAGAGGACTGAACACTGGAGAGTCGCTGAGTCTCCTGGACGGACTGGATCAGAgactgtctgaacaacagtatAGTTTGACGTCCtctcactgtttcctgtttaatacAAAAGTATGTTAAAAGTCTGAGGTTTTTACATAAATTTCTACTAAACATATAATCAAAATGTTAAAAGCAAAGTAAAGTGTATTTAAGTAAATGtcatgtataaatatataaattagcattaatagttttttagtttttcaagTTTCAAATGTGCTTAGAGACACCAAGATGTTGATAAATGAAATCACATCATTACCTTTCACTAACAAATACGTCCCACTCCATGTCGTTTTAATCCACTCTGTGACACCACAGTGATACATCCCTTCATCTTCTGTGATGGTTCTTAAAATGGTCAGGttgctaaaatgtttttcagtttttacctCCAGTCTTTTAGAAAACTCTGGTCCATACTCTGCTGATGTCTTTTTCAACAGTGCCACAATTGACTTCAGTGTatctccagctctctgcttgTACCAGTAAATCTCTTTAATGCTGAAGTCTTCATCAGATAAAACACATGTGAGGGTCACAGGATCACCAAACTGAACTGTGAGCACTGGAACCAACGAATCTGAATTAGAAgtaaacatagaaaacatttgaaaaacactaaatgagTGAATGATGTAGTGTTTTTGTAGGGAGAGAAACATTtgcacagaataaaacagcaCTTACATCCTTGATGAAGAACAAGAAGTGTAGCCAACAACACGATCATCTTGATGTTGTGTCTTGTTGAGAGAGCTTTTGGTATTTCAGTGAGTGAAGGAGGTGAGATGATGAGACAAGTGCCTCTGATTGGTTATGACACAACAGATTCAAAGATGCACTTCCTGTCACACTGGTCTCAACCTGGTCTTTGTGAAGCACATTACCTCTACCGTGGTTACCAGTGTTCACATATATTGTTCACCTCTACCTCTTCCTTTTGAATATGCAAATAAACTTTAACGATAAATAAAGTGTGACGAGCACGAGTGGTGTTTGAAATCGCAATTGCAAACAATTGTAACGTTAACAATTGAATTATTTTGTTGATTAGAGgacaaagtacagctgaggctgTGTAAATATGGaaaagtattttgtatttattttactttctatCGTCCATAAGAAGTTTCCCTGTACCAACAAGGTGTGCTGCTATGTGTCTTTTTGCTAAACTGTTTATAGTGTGGACATGATTGAATTGCCAGACAGTAGACACACCGGTAAGAGGGTTTATTGTACAaagaattaaaattaattgttCTGGAAGCCAACAGTGGCCAGGTCAGTATGATAATCACAGAGTGGGTAAATAGTTTTGATTATTGGTCACTTACGTTGTGGGTTGGAATATGAGGTATGAGGTAGTTGTAGCTGTACCAATGTCTGTAATCCCAGTCGGGGTCCATTTTGTCAAGTTTAATTCTCTTATCCAAGGTAACTGGGTGTCCGAGATGATCCAGAGAAGGCAATGAGGAAGAGCACAggtccaaaacacaaaaaggcagCAACTATCAGTCTTTTAGTGGGTAAAGGCAAAGCAAAGGTCCAGGGtcaaaaacagagcaaagaaaacaagGCTGGAAAACAACGATGCCCCACAATCTGACAAAGGGAAAATTAACTGGAGGGAGCTTGCAAAGGAACAAGAGGGCCAGGTGAAAAAAATTAAgggataattaaataaaactagagACAGGAAGGACATGGAAGAAACCGGAAGTggaaccaaaataaaagcacaaaagaggaagtggaactggaatctgtttttcttcccaAAATGACTGAAATAAGTTGATTCACATGTGTAGATGGGGCCCCAAACTCCCCTGCTTTGTTCAACGTCACTTAGACTATGTTATTGAGGCCTTGTTCGTCACACACAAACTCCAAACAACTCAAAACAAAGATTAGCTCCCTGAGACTGGATCATAGCAattctattcaattcagttttatttgtatagcgccaattcacaacagaagttatcttaaggcactttacagtgtaaggtttaagaccttacagagtataattttACCAAagattatatagaaaacccaacaatcccatttaagcaagctttaggcaacagtggagaggaaaaactccctttagaggaagaaacctccagcagaaccaggctcttagtgggcggccatctgcctcgaccggttgtgGTGAGTGGAAcgagaagacagaaaaaagaacagcaggcacaaaaacaacaacaacaagaataTTGGGCCGGTCAACTagattctggagatgtacagctccaggccgatgatacctgcagaaaagtacagagagagggagacagagaggaggaaacacaactacaggagagagaagacacaaaggtaatgatgtgcaatggtggcatttgcattgatacaggagaaaggagagaggagaggagctcagttggtcagtagagttcccccagcagactaatctatagcagcataactacgagatggttcagagtcacctgatccatctcttaCTATAAGCGTTattaaaaggaaagttttaggcCTAGTCTTGAATgaggagagggtgtctgcctcccgaacctgaactgggagctggttccagaggagaggggcttgatagctaaaggctctgcctcccagtctacatttggaaactctaggaaacacaagtaaacctgcagtctgagaagggagagttctgctgggaaaatatggaactatgagttcttaGAGATAAGAcggagcctgattattaagtgatttaaaAGAGAGGAGAATAATTgcttcttgttaggttgaaacgttttgctactcatccaagaagcttcatcagtctgaagACACTTGGTTGGAGCCCACAAATTTGTTTGGTTTCATTCCAtcccttggcctgaat
It encodes the following:
- the LOC113160522 gene encoding signal-regulatory protein beta-2-like produces the protein MIVLLATLLVLHQGYSLVPVLTVQFGDPVTLTCVLSDEDFSIKEIYWYKQRAGDTLKSIVALLKKTSAEYGPEFSKRLEVKTEKHFSNLTILRTITEDEGMYHCGVTEWIKTTWSGTYLLVKGNSERTSNYTVVQTVSDPVRPGDSATLQCSVLSDADNKTCPGDHSVYWFRAGSDQSHPEIIYTGGNNECENRSNSVKSCVYRFSKTVSSSDAGTYYCAVATCGQILFGNGTNLQMEQNVNSYLIPLVISLVGLAVSVTGNIVFIVYRPARPVCERFQRIESASQVRHNNWSQPVHETDEAGRDLHYAAIRVSGGKDTRGRKKKELKTEESVYSQVK